One Microcebus murinus isolate Inina chromosome 9, M.murinus_Inina_mat1.0, whole genome shotgun sequence DNA window includes the following coding sequences:
- the TWIST1 gene encoding twist-related protein 1, protein MMQDVSSSPVSPADDSLSNSEEEPDRQQPPSGKRGGRKRRSSRRSAGGGAGPGGAAGGGVGGGDEPGSPAQGKRGKKSAGCGGGAGGGGSSSGGGSPQSYEELQTQRVMANVRERQRTQSLNEAFAALRKIIPTLPSDKLSKIQTLKLAARYIDFLYQVLQSDELDSKMASCSYVAHERLSYAFSVWRMEGAWSMSASH, encoded by the coding sequence ATGATGCAGGACGTGTCCAGCTCGCCAGTCTCGCCGGCCGAcgacagcctgagcaacagcgaagAAGAGCCAGACCGGCAGCAGCCGCCGAGCGGCAAGCGCGGGGGGCGCAAGCGGCGCAGCAGCCGGCGCAGCGcaggcggcggcgcggggcccgGCGGGGCCGCGGGCGGGGGCGTCGGAGGCGGCGACGAGCCGGGCAGCCCGGCCCAGGGCAAGCGCGGCAAGAAGTCTGCGggctgcggcggcggcgcgggcggcggcggcagcagtaGCGGCGGCGGGAGCCCGCAGTCGTACGAGGAGCTGCAGACGCAGCGGGTCATGGCCAACGTGCGGGAGCGCCAGCGCACGCAGTCGCTGAACGAGGCGTTCGCCGCGCTGCGGAAGATCATCCCCACGCTGCCCTCGGACAAGCTGAGCAAGATTCAGACCCTCAAGCTGGCGGCCAGGTACATCGACTTCCTCTACCAGGTCCTCCAGAGCGACGAGCTGGACTCCAAGATGGCAAGCTGCAGCTATGTGGCTCACGAGCGGCTCAGCTATGCCTTCTCGGTCTGGAGGATGGAGGGGGCCTGGTCCATGTCTGCGTCCCACTAG